A segment of the Amblyomma americanum isolate KBUSLIRL-KWMA chromosome 6, ASM5285725v1, whole genome shotgun sequence genome:
GCGATATCAATGGCAGAACAAGACAATTGTTCGCTGACTGCAATTAGGACTCCTCCCCCACGAGAATACTTGCGATCAGCGCGAAAAAGATTAAAGTTGGGCAGGTCAAACAGAATTTCTGAGTCAGTGATATCGCTGTTCAGCCATGTTTCGGTCAATATAAGTAGATTGCTGCCTGACGAAGTTACAAGGTTCGATACGATATCGCGTTTCGGCAGGAAGCTGCGAACGTTAGTAAAGATTACTGATAGTGAAACGTTGGCGCATGGCGTAGGTGGGGGATGAGCTGAGGGCGATGATCGGCAAGGATGAGCTGATTGCTAGGGTATTTCTTTTACAGATTCTGAAAGTTCATCGAAAACGTAACGTTTGGGGCCAATATGCAAAGTTTTAAATCTCAGGGAAAAAGGCACGGACTTCGCCCTGGCAAAAGCGACAAGATGTTTCCGGCAGTTTTGAACGCGGCGCGAAAAGTCTTCACCTACGCTGTAGTCTGTACCTTTGAATTTAGAACCTCTAGAAAGAATTGATTCTTTAGTTTTAAAGGATGTAAACTTAACGATAATTGGGCGTTTCCTGTCCTTAGAGTGTCGTCCGAGGCGATGGGCGCGTTCAATGTCGTTAGGGCTCAACTGGGTGTCCAGGTGGTCAGAGCAGTGGCGAATGATCAAGTCTTCTGTAAGCGAATACGTTTCGGTGGGGTTGGTATCGGGTAAACCATAGAAAAGTAGGTTATTGCGCCGAGAGCGATTCTCTGCGTCATCTAGACGAGCTTCCAGCACACTAACTAAACGAGACGTTGCAGCCGAAGTGGCCTGAATCCCCTCCAGATCATTGCAGAGTGTAGACAGACTTTCGTAGTGAGTTTCTAAGGCGCTGAGACGCGTAGTTAGATTAGTCATTTTCAGGTCTATTGAGAGCAGTTGGCCCTTAAGCTCTTGCACTTCCTTAACCAATTCTTTCTGGCCAGTAGACATCTTTTTTAGTTCGCCAAGGATTACGTCTAGCCTGTCGGGGCCGGGGTTGCTCTCAATGTCACCGCACATCAGTAATAGGGACCGAACAACATGAAAGCACTCGATACAGGTAGCAAGGCAACACTGGGGGCTCGGAAGCTGTACCAAAAAGTAGTTGCTGGTTTTTTTTGTGAATAGAGTTCGATGGTTAccaacctgcatggcgaagacaagtgggttatgcaaacgcgttgtggcacagccaccgagcccacagggtGCGATGGATGGTCGCTGCTCCTTTATAGATGGCACGGTGAGTGTTTTTGCTGACGATGGGGCCTCCCAGTCTGCGCTGAGTGTCAAGTTGACTTGAATCGGCGGGTTGGTAGTTGCTGCGCACAATGTCCTTCCGTCAGCCGCGCCGCGCAACGGCGCACGCTCAATCGCGGTCGCCCAGGTAGCGCAAAAGACAGCATTGAGCATGAGCCAGAGGATCGAGGGCGagtgcacctgcatggcgaagacaagtgggttatgcaaacgtgttgtggcacagccaccgagcccacagggtGCGGTGGATGGTCGCTGCTCCTTTATAGATGGCACGGTGAGTGTTGTTGCTGACGATGGGGCCTCCCAGTCTGCGCTGAGTGTCAAGTTGACTTGAATCGGCGGGTTGGTAGTTGCTGCGCACAATGTCCTTCCGTCAGCCGCGCCGCGCAACGGCGCACGCTCAATCGCGGTCGCCCAGGTAGCGCAGAAGACAGCATTGAGCATGAGCCAGATGATCGAGGGCGagtgcacctgcatggcgaagacaagtgggttatgcaaacgtgttgtggcacagccacaaGAAATTCATAGAGTACTGTCTATacgtaaacaaactgcaccaggccccgatgAACTACATTTTGAAATGCTGTCCCATATACCTGAACACTCTGTAAATTGTTATTTCTGTTAAAATGTTTGACAAAAATATAGGTACAGTCGATcccagatatatcgaactcgaagaggatcgcgaaatagttcgatatatcgataattcgaaaTATAAAATATGCATGTCAAAAGCTTCTCTAACAACTCCACACATTTCTTCTCTAACAACTCCGGCTTGCACACCGATGTCAGTGCTGACGAAATCGCGTGCTGTAAAGCCGCATGGGATAGCGCCTGGGAATGCCGAGAGCTCGCGAAATTCGCTGTCCAGGCATCCAGCGTCATCGTCTTCACTGTCAAGACATCCGTCGTCTGCAGCTACCACAAAGCCtgctttgcggaagcagttcacaattgtgcTTTTCTTCACGTCGTTCCAAGGACCAGCCAGCATTTGAATGGCTCCGAGGAGGTCCACCTTGAGTTCGATTCCTATTCGAAGGTTGATTAGGAGCCTCTGCACCAGTCGTCGTCTGTACCCAACCTTAAACGCTTTCGCAATGCCTTGGTCGAGAGGCTGAAGTTTTGCTGTTGTGTTTGGCGGCAGAAACTTGAGGGTGATCTggtttaaaggggctgcgaaacaccgcttgaatgGATGCCgattacacttcagatggattctttatgtcacacagacgctgactcaaaaagaatatgagaatcgatgcataggaacgggagttattcaagaaatttcaaaatacaagcaaacaaaatgctgccctcaactcgattttcgcgcagcttcccattccaatttcactctcccaatgaggacacttagtgcgaccaatcaaaacagcctatctgagcacgtggcggaagtttgcactccatggttgcctgttctctgtaactcgttcttgccaaggctggcagcgccgtttgcatggttacaaccaccatgtgaacgcccagctgacccagcgatgttTCACCGTCATgccgacggcgcagaagggaacactgatcagtgacgttcccttagttatggatccgaactcgagcgcaagatactgcgacggtgtgacagcctgcgcgaaatatcagacacatttagtaTAGCGcgtaccactactgcttaccgccaatcATCgctcgtcgctcctagcgcgctggttggtcacggcaagcaaggagcgcgcgctgttgacgggaacgtggcgccagatggcgccaccgctcggtgatcctccacaagctgacgatgcgcactgcctgctaactGTGAAACgaatgcatccttccttgggactgaaacgaacgcttatagactGCTATGGCTCGATCGGattgattccgcaaagccgctctcggatacatagagagtagccataagtgatgAGTGCCaagtcgtaggatgtttacagagaggcgcaaagtccttcgatgcaaaaagtagccagaggctctggtggtgtatttttgttttcctttatttacagtgcttttatctagggcaaacaagttggttttgttgatgtaatataaaacacaaaaacttgacaaaacgtatttgtagttattatttttttcacacaGTTAATTGTTCTCTCTCGAGCCAAACTTGGATTGTAATATCTGAAAAACCTAGGTCCTAGGTACCTAGGACAATGAGggtaacaacaagctgcacttttcAATGCtcgtcctgggtgaatggaagacctatAGGCGCCACGAATAGTTTATACAAGTACTTTTATGTCCTCTctgcattggacacacacacattacacataactTTTTACTGACGAAACAAGATAAACCTCTTTGTGAAAGATTtggagacgagctcacactaaaccgTATTTTATGCTCATTCTCATGCTCAACTAACCAAGGAGcactttactcaattttataatgaatacattcttTTACACCCAGTGCTGCTCTTGGGTGAAAGCGCCATTGTTAGCTTGTCttgtgtttttaactttttaaaagaagcaggcatTCTTGTGAAACTATATTTTGATCCAATGCGTTTCCTTACTATGTGATGcacttcagccactttctcattcctgaaaagaaggctgaggtctttaatTGATTGCCTGGGAGCTTCAAGATCCTTGCCCAGTCAAGGACGGCTGCTGTTGCAGCGTTTATGCTGCAGTGTTTACGTTCATGTTGCAGCTTTGAGGCACTATGTCCACATATTTGGACGTGAATGAAATCTGCTCAAATGTGAAAATTCTTGATTCTTGAAAATTCTTTAGTTTTTAACACTTTACTTCCGCATAGTCTGCTGATTGTGGTTTATGCAAAaaaagatttttcctttcagTAGTTTTAATTAGTGCCTGAAGGggttatatttggagtcaacttttttttggCCAGCAATGGGTGTGAGTGTGGGGTCGACGCATATGCGGCAATACACAGTGTACATTGTGCGctatgacctttgtagagttttgAGGACGCGTTCATGAAATCTCCGCCTAATTTGCGTAGTCTGTTTTGAAGCCTCAATTTTaggaaaaaagtgcgcaaattaccTGAGTGAATACAGTACACTCAAGctattaatgcaatagcatttaggttgtcgttTAAGAAAAAATTTTCGGTTTTCCTTTCTCAAAGCTTCCTGATTTGTTGAGTGGGTTGTGACACCATCAAtaccacgtgaccaccagtgTACCAATCAGAGAgcactgccaaatttgaaaatctgaggacctcCAAAATTTGGGAGTAGacccaccccagaaaatggattGAGGTGTAGTGGGTCGGATTGGTATAATGCCATATCATAACCCATTGAAAGGTACTTGAACATTCTAGGTGGTGATGACTCGTTGTCCCGggtctccccggagaacactcggactgaaagaatggactaggcgacaggtgtactcaCACAGActcacatttaatacaccctacgtgacacaaacactagtgcacaaaactaacaaaactctgGTGAAACTGCTGCGCCAATTGCACCAAACTGTGCCAaatcagaaatcctgctacattcTGCTACAAAATCGATTTTTTGCCTACTTTTGCGCCATGTCTGCGCCAAAACGCCGCTGAATAACTATGCCGAGAGCAAAACCGAAATTCACTGTCGCGGAACCCGACATCTGCCGGCAACACTGTTCAAGACCTGTGCTGATTGGAAGAAAATGGCACGAAGAAAGTGTCCAtcttcatccatgctggtctccgcCCTGATGGATGAGTTTAGTCTTTGTGTCTCGGAAGATATTAGCCAGACAATCCGAACGACTTGGTGACTTCTGGCAAAAATTTTTTGAACTCAAGCAAGAGGATGGGGCTCGAAAATATCCCTTGTTGGCGGCAACTCGTAAAAGCACTTCTGTGCCTCTTGCACAGCAATGCCCATTTGGAGAGGGGCTTCAGTGAAAATCGGCGAGTGCTGAGAGGGCGGTCGTCCTTTTCAATACAAAGTGTAAATGGGCTTAGGTCTGTAATGATATATTCCCAGCGTTTCGGccgaaacccagctgccattCCTATGACACAACGATTAATCAGAGCGCTGAAAGTATCGCGCAAGTGACAGCTGCAGTGGCTGGCGGCAGGTGCAGCAGAAGAGACAcgtgcaaaacaagcaaaagaaggcTGACGTACCGGGCAAGGACACCCAGAAAAGACGTCAGAATGATGAGAAGGTACTGGAAAAGATCAGGCTGGCCAGGAATATGATTACCAATGCTGAGCTGCTTTTCGCAAAAGGCGTCAAGTCTAAAAATTGTGAAGATGTTGCAAGCCTTTCTGAAGAATGGTCAGGAAAGTCTCGCAGCGGGGCTGTCTTGAGCTGGAGtcatcaaggaaagaaaagaaatagtacCTTAAATTTGCAGTTTTAAGAATGGTATCATTTTTTATAGCTTTGTTACATATCTCGTTATGTCGTCCATCTGAATAAAAACGGTtttatttttagcaaaatctcctgtttgcatatttttgcaGCTTTTTAAGGAAAGAATAGACTTTAGACTGAATTTGGGCTTGAAGCTTTTTTGCATGGCTATGGTCGTCATAAACACCTTAGCAATTGGCTGTTCCAGAAATAAAACAAGCCTTCTTTATTTAAGTGCTTCGAGACATGAAATTATGCTACGAAACAGTTTTTTTCCTCCTACAAAGGCTCAAATATCTGCTACAAAATGCCATTTTTCCtgttacaaaacttgaaattgctGCTACAAACTGCGATTTTGTCTGCTACAAAAGCTGCTACAGGAAGCCAGTTGTGAATTCCACCActgcaaaactaacacaaaacacagactatcaatacacacgacccggcaacactgctaccagcgtctactactagcgtcctactgttagcggccggcgttcgtgctcactgttgtttcggtgcggatgcggcgttgcatggatccagtagccggcgtcgaggtggcgttcgacatGCTTGGGCTGGCTACggtggctgcgtcgtacaagctcccagtccaagcgcccgtggaggtgatggcggtgatgttggcgttgggggcaccacccgggtgggtggcaacagcgctggaggcgcccctggccgtagcaggtggtagcgtcctccattgactccccggaacaggctcaggaacgacaggaagtccacggtgcgaagccgtaaACTCAAGCTCACCGGAACAGTAGCCAGCGTTaatctcttccagccgaagcgtccctgacccgccggagcctccgcttctctgttcctcCCCCCGTGCGTCGCTCTCCCTCATGCTTTTGTAACCTTGGCGTTAGTCCGCGtcgtccttgtcgtcgtcttcttttctctaccaatcatctcttcccatctcactgaatacttcttcatattctttagtcttcggttaatccacgttatccttatcgccatcctcgtcatCTTCTTCAAACCActttcgttcatacttttatttcagactccctattatatgtgacactcaTGCATATCATATAAGAGCAGTGGAACTGGTTCCAACCAGAGTTTTAGCTGGAGAATCTCAAGAACAATATCGGAAACTCATTGTGGACACCACAGCGGGCAGCCtaatgcctgtttcacatgcaagcgaaccgctcgcgaactccgccgcggcggcgagtacaccctctctcaagcggcggagaaagccccagcggctggagcggcgaggttcgggcaagttggaaattttcgcagcggcgacgcggcagcaccgcatctcaaccaatgaccgcccggcaagggtggctagactggcccggcgttgccacgcgagtttgtacgccgcacgtacgaacttttgtttaggaaataaattgtataaagcgctgtttaatgcttaaaacgcaataataatatttatttaaataaactatgaaaagaaatgacaaaataatgcttttatattacgcttttttgtgtttgcaggccaccaaaaccggttgcaggcgcatatcttttgcccgcaacattggttttcgcagcggtgggaaacgcggagcggtgatgcatgtgaaacgaaagctcgcgaaccgcttcgcagcgccgcgccgctgttcgctctgttcgccaattcgcttgcatgtgaaccgcccttaaatgctatcgcattttcttctttaaaaatGTGGTAAGAAGGCCCTCAAGTTTTTGAGTTTCCTGGTGGCACCTGTGCAGGTGTCCCTGGTCTGGCTGCGGCAAGGCGTACTACTCAGCGAACACGCTGGCATCGCATGTGCGCGTCCATCAGCACCGGCCTGAGGAGCTGTGCTGCCCGTTTCCAGGGTGTGGGCGCTCCTTTGCGCGTGCCTGCAAGCTGCGGCTGCATGTGCGCCAGCACACGGGCGAGCGTCCCTATGCCTGCCCGGTGAGTGGTCAAGAGCGTAAATAGTAGTTTGGCCTTGCACAGTCACTGACCGATTTATCAGGCACTGTGGGGCATGAGAAATTGCCCGAGTGAGCCAGCAGTCCAAAATATCCACAAACATGAAGCAGTCATTCTTTTGCCAAGAAAAACCAGCCTGGAAATtgcaaatcgaaaaaaaaatagttttgggGAAGTGAAAACGCACAGTACCTGTCTCCGTTCTCTGCGGACATCTAAGCTGTGTCGTGAGGTACAGGAAGAAGGAGGTAAGCAaagaggaaaaagagaaagaggtgtctTAATAAAGGGCTCTGTTAATTATTCTGACCACCCGGGGATCTCGAAATGTGCAGTGACATtggacagcacacgggtgcctttgcgtttcgcggTGTTCAAAATTGGGCTGCCACAGCCTGGAAGCTGGGCCATCCAGATTGAGCACCCTAGCACATGAGCTATTTCCCACTTTTCACTCACAAGTGTTAATGTTATCTTGTATTTGATCCACAGTCATCATGTCCAGACCCCTCGTCACCGATGTGTGGGATGTGGCCGCAGGTTACGCTGCGAACCATGCCAAGAACGAGTTGAGTACGGATTGTGAGAAAGAAGagtgtataacagctgtatctcacctgTCTCACCTcaaaaacatggaggctaatgaaaaggattTAAATTAATTTGAGggcaacgcagcaagctatggaaaggaaaatgataggcgtaacattaagataccggaagcgggcagagtgggtgagggaacagaagTGAAGTAACGACATTCTAGTCCAAGTCGAGAA
Coding sequences within it:
- the LOC144095065 gene encoding uncharacterized protein LOC144095065, translated to MQVHSPSIIWLMLNAVFCATWATAIERAPLRGAADGRTLCAATTNPPIQVNLTLSADWEAPSSATTLTVPSIKEQRPSTAPCGLGGCATTRLHNPLVFAMQVHSPSILWLMLNAVFCATWATAIERAPLRGAADGRTLCAATTNPPIQVNLTLSADWEAPSSAKTLTVPSIKEQRPSIAPCGLGGCATTRLHNPLVFAMQVGNHRTLFTKKTSNYFLVQLPSPQCCLATCIECFHVVRSLLLMCGDIESNPGPDRLDVILGELKKMSTGQKELVKEVQELKGQLLSIDLKMTNLTTRLSALETHYESLSTLCNDLEGIQATSAATSRLVSVLEARLDDAENRSRRNNLLFYGLPDTNPTETYSLTEDLIIRHCSDHLDTQLSPNDIERAHRLGRHSKDRKRPIIVKFTSFKTKESILSRGSKFKGTDYSVGEDFSRRVQNCRKHLVAFARAKSVPFSLRFKTLHIGPKRYVFDELSESVKEIP